From one Zhongshania sp. R06B22 genomic stretch:
- the trpA gene encoding tryptophan synthase subunit alpha — protein sequence MSRLAAVFAKLEKDGRKALVPYIVAGDPEPAITVAFMHELVRQGADILEIGVPFSDPMAEGPVIQLAHERALLNKVTLTMVLELVTEFRAKDETTPVVLMGYANPIERMGYQIFADRAALAGVDGLLTVDMPPEEAEQPSKILRAAGIDNIFLLAPTSSDDRIKKIASLASGYLYCVSLNGVTGAGNLDIKAVSEKLASIKGFTNLPITVGFGIKDGVSAAALAPLCEGVVVGSALIERLVASDASLANAERAAVAASLIGEIRAAIDA from the coding sequence TTGAGTCGTTTAGCAGCTGTATTTGCAAAACTAGAGAAAGATGGGCGCAAGGCACTGGTGCCATATATTGTTGCCGGTGACCCGGAACCTGCCATAACCGTGGCCTTTATGCATGAATTAGTGCGTCAAGGTGCGGATATTCTTGAAATAGGTGTGCCATTTTCAGATCCAATGGCGGAAGGTCCGGTTATTCAGCTCGCCCACGAGCGCGCTTTGCTTAACAAGGTTACGTTAACCATGGTGCTCGAGCTGGTGACAGAGTTTCGCGCCAAGGACGAGACAACCCCTGTGGTGCTGATGGGTTACGCCAACCCGATAGAGCGCATGGGTTATCAGATTTTTGCGGATCGCGCTGCATTGGCGGGTGTTGATGGCCTACTGACGGTTGATATGCCACCCGAAGAAGCGGAGCAGCCGAGCAAGATACTGCGCGCAGCTGGTATCGACAATATTTTCTTGTTAGCGCCAACGAGCAGTGACGATAGAATTAAAAAAATCGCCTCGCTAGCCAGCGGTTATTTGTACTGTGTGTCACTGAATGGTGTGACCGGTGCGGGTAATTTAGATATCAAAGCGGTGTCTGAGAAGCTAGCGAGCATTAAGGGCTTTACTAATCTCCCCATCACCGTGGGTTTTGGTATTAAAGATGGTGTTTCTGCGGCTGCTTTAGCGCCTTTGTGTGAGGGTGTTGTGGTTGGTAGTGCCTTGATAGAGCGCTTGGTCGCTAGCGATGCCTCATTAGCAAACGCGGAGCGCGCTGCAGTGGCGGCCTCGCTGATTGGCGAGATAAGAGCGGCCATAGACGCCTGA
- the accD gene encoding acetyl-CoA carboxylase, carboxyltransferase subunit beta — protein MSWVDKILPSGVRRVDSEERRGAKGSVPEGLWKKCVKCEAVLYRPELESHQDVCPKCDHHMRIGARRRIALFLDEVGREEILSHIEPVDRLKFKDKKKYRDRLTAAQKATGEKDALIAYKGSVKELPVVVVAFEFNFHGGSMGSAVGEKFTQAANVALKERCPLICFSASGGARMQEALISLMQMAKTSAVLERLKQNGVPYISVMTDPIYGGVSASLALLGDINVAEPGARAGFAGPNIIEQTIRQKLPPGFQRSEFLLAHGAIDMIVRRPDMRDTLGRLLGSLMHYQR, from the coding sequence ATGAGCTGGGTAGATAAGATTCTTCCCTCGGGAGTGCGACGGGTTGATTCGGAAGAGCGCCGTGGTGCAAAGGGGTCGGTGCCAGAAGGTCTTTGGAAAAAGTGCGTTAAGTGCGAAGCCGTACTTTACCGGCCGGAGCTAGAAAGTCATCAAGACGTGTGCCCAAAGTGCGACCACCATATGCGTATTGGTGCACGCCGTCGCATCGCTTTGTTTTTAGACGAAGTGGGGCGCGAAGAGATTCTTAGCCATATTGAGCCTGTTGATAGACTCAAATTTAAAGACAAAAAGAAATACCGCGATCGCTTAACCGCCGCGCAGAAAGCAACCGGTGAAAAGGATGCCTTGATCGCTTACAAAGGCAGCGTTAAAGAATTGCCAGTAGTTGTGGTCGCTTTTGAATTCAATTTTCACGGCGGATCTATGGGCTCTGCTGTAGGTGAGAAATTCACCCAAGCCGCCAATGTTGCGCTTAAAGAGCGCTGCCCACTGATTTGCTTTTCCGCCTCCGGTGGCGCCCGCATGCAAGAAGCGCTTATTTCGCTAATGCAAATGGCGAAGACCAGTGCGGTATTAGAGCGCTTAAAACAAAATGGTGTGCCGTATATTTCAGTTATGACCGATCCGATCTACGGTGGTGTGTCTGCAAGTTTAGCCTTGCTCGGTGATATCAATGTTGCTGAACCTGGTGCGCGCGCGGGTTTTGCTGGCCCCAATATTATTGAGCAAACCATTCGCCAGAAGTTGCCGCCGGGCTTTCAGCGCAGTGAATTTTTGCTGGCTCACGGCGCTATCGACATGATCGTTCGTCGTCCAGATATGCGTGACACCTTAGGGCGGCTGCTCGGAAGCCTGATGCATTATCAGCGTTAA
- the folC gene encoding bifunctional tetrahydrofolate synthase/dihydrofolate synthase produces the protein MRFTQLDDWLRWMETQHPRSIDLGLERVALVAQQLEIALDMPVVTVAGTNGKGSCVALLSSILGAQGYRVGAYTSPHLNHYHERIVVADNSVDDDSLCRAFAAVDDARGETSLTYFEFGTLAALLIFQQQAVDVVILEVGLGGRLDAVNIIDADVAIVSSIAIDHEAWLGSDREAIGREKAGIFRSGRPAIIGDGAPPASLLHYGAQLGVELICRGDDFNITDSSEGWHWQGRAVNGELVCYRDLPYPALLVDNAATVLQALEYIGLPVSESAIRQGLTAVSVVGRCQHLQYRGIELVLDVAHNPASVQILRDHLNAKPIAGRTECLFAVMADKSIAEMITILKPCFGHWSLAPLSGNERAAQVVTVETLLHAQQIIDVSVATSFADGVDGALARLSAGDRLVVFGSFFTVAAAMTVLADPISIETRLVGESKL, from the coding sequence ATGAGGTTTACACAGCTCGATGATTGGTTGCGGTGGATGGAAACGCAACATCCCCGCAGCATTGACCTCGGTCTTGAACGTGTCGCGCTGGTGGCGCAGCAGCTAGAGATCGCGCTGGATATGCCGGTAGTTACGGTTGCCGGTACCAATGGTAAGGGGTCCTGTGTGGCCCTGTTGTCTTCTATATTAGGTGCTCAAGGTTACCGAGTGGGCGCTTATACTTCTCCCCATTTAAATCACTATCATGAACGTATTGTGGTTGCCGACAATAGCGTTGACGATGACTCCCTATGCCGTGCTTTCGCTGCAGTGGATGATGCGCGCGGCGAAACCTCGCTGACCTATTTTGAATTTGGCACCTTGGCGGCACTGCTTATCTTCCAGCAGCAAGCAGTTGATGTAGTGATTCTTGAAGTCGGTTTAGGTGGGCGTTTAGATGCGGTTAATATTATCGACGCTGATGTCGCGATTGTGAGTTCAATTGCGATTGATCACGAGGCCTGGCTGGGGAGTGATCGCGAAGCAATAGGTCGTGAAAAAGCGGGTATCTTCAGGTCGGGTCGACCGGCAATTATTGGTGATGGGGCGCCGCCGGCGTCTCTATTACATTATGGTGCTCAACTTGGTGTCGAGCTTATTTGTCGGGGCGACGATTTCAATATTACCGATAGTAGTGAGGGCTGGCACTGGCAGGGGCGAGCCGTCAATGGTGAGCTTGTTTGTTACCGTGATTTGCCCTATCCAGCGCTGCTAGTTGATAACGCGGCAACCGTGTTGCAGGCACTCGAATACATCGGTTTACCGGTGTCAGAATCGGCAATACGGCAGGGCTTGACTGCAGTGAGTGTTGTCGGCCGCTGCCAGCATCTTCAGTATCGGGGCATTGAGTTAGTGCTGGATGTGGCGCACAACCCAGCATCGGTGCAAATATTGCGCGATCATCTTAATGCCAAACCCATTGCCGGACGCACAGAGTGTCTTTTTGCGGTCATGGCTGATAAATCAATTGCTGAGATGATTACCATATTAAAACCCTGTTTCGGCCATTGGAGCTTGGCGCCATTGTCAGGCAATGAGCGTGCAGCGCAAGTGGTGACAGTGGAAACGCTGCTTCATGCGCAGCAAATTATCGACGTATCAGTTGCGACATCTTTTGCCGACGGTGTTGATGGCGCACTGGCGCGCCTGTCAGCAGGCGATCGTTTAGTGGTGTTTGGATCATTTTTCACTGTGGCAGCGGCCATGACAGTATTGGCTGACCCAATCAGTATAGAAACAAGGTTAGTGGGAGAGTCTAAATTATGA
- a CDS encoding SPOR domain-containing protein: MMRQRLVGALVLLCGGVILWSLLFTGPAASKLDRKTQIPDAPLVDPVIDTPPMKPEGIMSADTLLVPEQPNLPIADADDNAIGAAVRAEAGNIPDPADSPKKSAPVAKSEPVAVKKDLPAKPVAAKRLDANGLPPAWVVQVGVFGSKTNAEGLKKSLQGAGYKAFIDEIQRNSKPLYRVLVGPVISNEKAVSQQTAINKRFKVKSIVNRFEP, translated from the coding sequence ATGATGAGACAGCGCTTAGTGGGTGCATTGGTGTTGCTGTGCGGCGGGGTTATTCTCTGGTCACTGCTATTTACCGGGCCGGCGGCCTCAAAGCTGGACCGAAAGACTCAAATTCCAGATGCGCCGCTGGTTGATCCGGTAATAGATACACCGCCGATGAAGCCAGAGGGTATAATGTCGGCAGACACCCTGTTAGTTCCCGAGCAGCCAAATTTGCCGATTGCAGATGCGGATGACAATGCAATAGGCGCAGCAGTGAGAGCCGAAGCTGGTAATATTCCTGATCCAGCAGACAGCCCGAAAAAATCAGCGCCTGTGGCTAAATCTGAACCGGTCGCAGTGAAAAAAGACCTGCCGGCTAAACCGGTGGCCGCAAAGAGATTAGATGCTAATGGATTGCCGCCGGCCTGGGTGGTTCAGGTAGGTGTGTTTGGTAGTAAGACAAATGCAGAGGGCCTGAAGAAATCCCTGCAAGGTGCCGGATATAAAGCATTTATCGATGAAATTCAGCGTAATTCCAAGCCCTTGTATCGGGTGTTGGTCGGGCCGGTGATTAGTAATGAAAAGGCCGTCTCCCAGCAGACTGCAATAAATAAGCGCTTTAAGGTGAAGTCTATTGTTAACCGTTTCGAGCCTTAG
- a CDS encoding CvpA family protein → MLSTFNWADWAILAVISASALISLIRGFVKEALSLLTWAVAFFIAVAFHPQAVALLESLIDKVYLREILAYILVFITVLVVGSLITHIIAVMVKRTGLSGTDRLLGMIFGTARGLIVVLAALVLLPSLLTGVENDQWWKESQLVPEFLLMKDWSEQSFNDVVNWGSSLLSSQSN, encoded by the coding sequence GTGCTAAGCACGTTTAACTGGGCTGATTGGGCCATTCTGGCGGTTATATCAGCCTCTGCGCTTATCAGTTTAATTCGCGGTTTTGTAAAAGAAGCGCTGTCCTTATTAACGTGGGCGGTCGCATTCTTTATTGCCGTTGCTTTTCATCCACAAGCCGTTGCGTTGCTAGAATCCTTAATAGATAAGGTCTATCTGCGGGAAATTCTTGCCTATATTCTGGTTTTTATTACGGTCTTGGTGGTGGGTAGCTTAATAACCCATATTATTGCCGTCATGGTAAAGCGTACCGGTCTTAGCGGCACAGACCGCTTGCTAGGTATGATCTTTGGCACTGCCCGCGGCTTGATCGTGGTGTTGGCCGCCTTAGTCTTGCTGCCGTCCTTGTTGACGGGAGTGGAAAATGATCAGTGGTGGAAGGAGTCCCAACTGGTACCCGAGTTTCTGTTGATGAAAGACTGGTCAGAGCAGAGCTTTAATGATGTGGTTAACTGGGGCTCGTCTTTATTGTCGAGCCAGAGTAACTAG
- the purF gene encoding amidophosphoribosyltransferase: MCGIVGIVAKTNVNQDLYDALTVLQHRGQDAAGIVTFEHGKLNQRKGNGLVKDVFHTRHMQRLTGNIGIGHVRYPTAGSSSPALAQPFYVNSPYGISLAHNGNLTNAAELSKELFQSDLRHLNTESDSEVLLNVFAHELQKLGKLVPTADDVFAAVSGVHYRCKGGYAVVAMIANYGVIGFRDPNGIRPLVYGERESEQGKEYMLASESVALDALGYKLLGDVAPGEAVYIQTSGEIHVRRCAEVSDYRPCIFEHVYFARPDSIMDGISVYKSRLRQGERLAEKILRDYPDHDIDVIVPIPDSSRIAAQSMAAKLGVKFREGLVKNRYIGRTFIMPGQSERKKSVKQKLNAIGLEFKDKNVMLVDDSIVRGTTCQQIIEMARDAGARKVYFASAAPPVRYPNVYGIDMPSANELIAHGRTPEEVQTEIGADWLLYQDLEDLISCSSEGNPKITDFECSVFNGNYVTGDVDQVYLDKLAADRNDNSQNERNAVVGEGALIGLHNDVS; the protein is encoded by the coding sequence ATGTGTGGCATCGTAGGTATAGTCGCAAAGACTAATGTAAACCAAGATTTGTACGATGCATTAACGGTGCTTCAGCATCGAGGTCAGGATGCTGCGGGCATTGTGACTTTTGAGCACGGCAAGCTAAATCAGCGCAAAGGCAATGGTCTAGTGAAAGATGTTTTCCATACGCGGCATATGCAGCGTTTAACGGGGAATATCGGTATTGGTCATGTTCGTTATCCCACGGCGGGCAGTTCTAGCCCAGCCTTAGCACAACCTTTTTATGTTAACTCACCCTATGGCATCAGTCTTGCGCACAACGGTAATTTGACTAACGCCGCCGAGTTGTCGAAGGAGCTTTTTCAGTCTGATTTGCGACATTTGAATACCGAGTCCGATTCAGAAGTGCTGCTCAATGTCTTCGCCCATGAATTGCAAAAATTGGGTAAGTTGGTGCCTACCGCCGACGATGTATTTGCTGCTGTTAGCGGTGTGCATTATCGCTGTAAAGGTGGCTATGCTGTAGTGGCGATGATCGCTAATTATGGCGTTATTGGCTTTCGCGACCCCAATGGTATTCGTCCGCTGGTCTATGGTGAGCGAGAGTCGGAGCAGGGTAAAGAGTATATGTTGGCGTCTGAGAGTGTCGCTCTGGATGCCCTTGGGTATAAATTGCTTGGCGATGTGGCACCGGGCGAAGCCGTTTATATCCAAACTAGCGGTGAAATCCACGTTCGGCGTTGCGCCGAGGTAAGTGACTATCGCCCCTGTATTTTCGAGCATGTATATTTTGCGCGTCCAGATTCTATTATGGATGGGATCTCGGTATACAAATCCCGTCTGCGCCAAGGTGAGCGTTTAGCGGAAAAAATTCTTCGTGATTATCCTGACCACGACATCGACGTTATTGTCCCCATTCCAGATTCAAGCCGTATTGCTGCGCAATCTATGGCCGCTAAGTTGGGCGTTAAATTTCGCGAAGGCTTGGTTAAGAATCGCTACATTGGTCGGACGTTTATTATGCCGGGCCAAAGTGAGCGTAAGAAATCGGTCAAGCAAAAGCTCAATGCCATTGGCTTGGAGTTTAAAGATAAAAACGTGATGTTAGTGGATGATTCAATTGTTCGCGGCACCACCTGCCAGCAGATTATTGAAATGGCCCGCGATGCAGGTGCTCGCAAGGTCTACTTCGCGTCTGCTGCGCCGCCGGTGCGCTACCCGAATGTTTACGGCATAGATATGCCGTCTGCCAATGAGTTAATTGCTCACGGCCGCACCCCAGAAGAAGTGCAGACAGAAATTGGTGCCGACTGGTTGTTGTATCAGGATCTTGAAGATTTGATTAGCTGCTCTTCTGAAGGTAATCCTAAAATTACCGATTTCGAGTGTTCGGTATTTAATGGCAATTATGTCACCGGCGATGTCGATCAAGTCTATCTGGATAAGCTGGCGGCGGATCGCAATGATAATTCTCAAAATGAACGCAATGCCGTGGTCGGTGAAGGCGCGTTGATTGGGCTGCATAACGACGTATCATAG
- a CDS encoding O-succinylhomoserine sulfhydrylase: MTEQEYLAQRQAVLAEAELDTRAVRAGQVRTFEGEHAEPIFMTSSYVFSTASEAAARFSGAQPGNVYSRYTNPTVRTFEDRIAALEGAEMGVATASGMAAILSTCVALLESGDHIICSRSVFGTTTVLLNKYLAKLGISTTFVSPIDAQEWRDAISPNTKMLMLETPSNPLSEVADIRVLADIAHQHDCLLVVDNCFCTPALQLPLALGADIVVHSATKYLDGQGRSVGGAVVGRREQMNEVLAFIRTAGPSMSPFNAWVFLKGLETLRLRMMAHSSNALALATWLQDQPGVVKVYYSGLPDHPQHALAALQQKAFGGVLSFEVGSDQDAAWRFIDATRLVSITANLGDTKTTIVHPATTTHGRLTVEQRRETGIADNLIRVSVGLEDIEDLRKDMQRGLDAL; the protein is encoded by the coding sequence ATGACCGAGCAAGAATATTTGGCCCAGCGACAAGCAGTATTGGCCGAAGCTGAACTCGACACTCGAGCAGTGCGCGCTGGCCAAGTGCGAACGTTTGAAGGCGAGCACGCTGAGCCTATTTTTATGACCTCGAGCTATGTGTTTTCGACGGCGTCAGAAGCGGCAGCGCGTTTCTCAGGTGCGCAGCCTGGCAATGTGTATTCCCGCTATACCAACCCGACGGTAAGAACCTTTGAGGATCGCATTGCTGCCCTTGAAGGTGCTGAAATGGGCGTTGCCACTGCATCTGGTATGGCTGCCATTTTAAGCACCTGCGTTGCCTTGCTTGAGTCTGGCGATCACATTATTTGCTCGCGAAGTGTCTTTGGTACAACTACGGTTTTACTCAATAAGTATTTGGCTAAGCTTGGAATTAGCACGACCTTCGTTTCACCGATCGACGCGCAAGAGTGGCGAGATGCCATTAGCCCTAATACCAAGATGTTGATGCTGGAAACGCCGTCAAACCCGCTGTCGGAAGTTGCCGATATTCGAGTCTTGGCAGATATCGCCCATCAGCATGACTGCCTATTGGTCGTAGATAACTGTTTCTGTACTCCTGCTTTGCAACTGCCGCTAGCCTTGGGCGCAGACATCGTGGTGCACTCTGCAACTAAGTACCTTGATGGCCAGGGCCGCAGTGTCGGTGGCGCCGTGGTTGGCCGCCGCGAACAAATGAATGAGGTACTTGCGTTTATTAGAACCGCTGGCCCAAGCATGAGCCCCTTTAATGCCTGGGTATTTCTCAAGGGTTTAGAAACCTTGCGGCTGAGAATGATGGCGCATAGCAGCAATGCTTTGGCGCTGGCGACGTGGCTACAAGATCAGCCTGGTGTAGTAAAAGTTTACTATTCAGGTTTACCTGATCATCCTCAGCATGCACTTGCTGCCTTGCAGCAAAAGGCATTCGGCGGCGTATTGTCCTTTGAAGTTGGCAGTGATCAAGACGCGGCTTGGCGCTTTATTGATGCCACGCGCTTAGTTTCTATTACCGCTAATTTGGGCGACACAAAAACCACTATCGTTCATCCGGCCACGACCACCCATGGCCGCTTGACCGTCGAGCAGCGCCGTGAAACCGGCATTGCCGATAACCTAATTAGGGTGTCAGTCGGTTTAGAAGACATCGAAGATTTACGTAAAGATATGCAACGTGGTTTGGACGCTTTGTAA
- a CDS encoding AAA family ATPase — protein MDIFAQLTEEISRVVLGKDHQIRQALCCLLARGHLLIEDVPGVGKTTLSQAFAKVTGLDYQRMQFTSDLLPSDILGVSIFDRNSNAFHFHAGPVFTQFLLVDEINRASPKTQSALLEAMAEKQVTVEGETRALPKPFFVMATQNPWFQSGTFPLPESQLDRFLMRISLGYPDEKSERRLLAGGDPRALIAELRALLNAEKIIGLQAMVDKIEIRDSVLSYVQRLIAFTRQDSHYAFGLSTRAALALIQASKAWAMLDGREYVLPDDIQLLLEPVAAHRLKPAADSQDDGPDLIKRLLSQVPVVV, from the coding sequence ATGGACATTTTTGCGCAGCTCACTGAAGAAATCTCTAGGGTCGTACTGGGCAAAGACCATCAAATTCGACAAGCCTTGTGCTGCTTGCTCGCTCGCGGTCATCTGCTGATTGAAGATGTGCCGGGTGTGGGTAAAACCACACTGTCTCAGGCCTTTGCTAAAGTTACCGGTTTAGATTATCAGCGCATGCAGTTCACTAGTGATCTATTGCCCTCAGACATTCTCGGTGTGTCGATATTTGATCGCAATAGCAATGCCTTCCATTTTCATGCCGGGCCAGTATTTACCCAATTTTTATTGGTCGATGAAATTAACCGCGCAAGCCCTAAAACCCAAAGCGCCTTACTTGAGGCGATGGCTGAAAAGCAGGTCACGGTAGAAGGTGAAACGCGTGCTTTACCTAAACCTTTCTTTGTAATGGCGACTCAAAACCCGTGGTTTCAATCCGGTACGTTTCCCTTACCTGAGTCTCAGTTAGACCGATTTTTAATGCGGATTTCACTGGGTTATCCCGATGAAAAATCAGAGCGTCGATTACTGGCGGGCGGTGATCCGCGGGCGTTAATAGCGGAGCTCCGCGCTCTATTGAATGCGGAAAAAATTATTGGCCTACAGGCTATGGTCGATAAAATTGAAATTCGCGACAGCGTGTTGTCTTATGTGCAAAGGCTCATTGCCTTTACTCGTCAGGATTCTCACTATGCATTTGGGCTTTCTACCCGCGCTGCCTTGGCCTTAATCCAGGCGTCTAAAGCGTGGGCAATGCTAGACGGGCGTGAGTATGTTTTACCTGATGATATTCAGCTACTGCTAGAGCCAGTGGCTGCTCACCGCTTAAAGCCCGCTGCAGATAGTCAGGATGATGGTCCGGACTTAATTAAGCGCTTGCTGTCACAGGTGCCGGTAGTGGTGTAG